The Lutibacter sp. Hel_I_33_5 genome has a window encoding:
- a CDS encoding sterol desaturase family protein has protein sequence MDFTNPLVYGVPCFLGLILVELTYSKHHKSKKKNLYKWKDLGASLTMGIGSTVLAPLTKTIAAIVLFNFVYDVFNPIVDGVRTNIMGYESFGYAWYIWLICQLLDDFSYYWFHRQNHNVRFLWAAHIVHHSSSNFNLGTAVRNGWFTIFYKPFFYMWIPAIGFPPEMLVVCLGIEALWQFQLHTVYVPKLGFIEKFMNTHTMHQVHHAQNLEYMDKNHGGFLNVFDKIFGTWKELDETIDIKYGVTHPPNSYNPLVILTHEYKDIWIDMKKSKNWYHKFMYAFAAPGWSHDGSTKTIKQQQRLIKENS, from the coding sequence ATGGATTTCACAAACCCACTTGTGTATGGTGTTCCTTGCTTTTTAGGACTCATTTTAGTTGAATTAACTTATAGTAAACATCATAAAAGTAAAAAGAAAAACCTCTATAAGTGGAAAGATTTAGGTGCTAGCCTTACCATGGGGATTGGCTCTACAGTTTTAGCTCCTTTAACTAAAACCATTGCCGCTATTGTACTTTTTAATTTTGTCTATGATGTTTTTAATCCCATTGTTGATGGAGTTCGTACAAATATAATGGGGTATGAATCATTTGGTTATGCTTGGTATATTTGGTTAATCTGTCAATTATTAGATGATTTTAGTTACTATTGGTTTCATAGACAAAATCATAATGTTCGCTTTCTTTGGGCTGCCCATATTGTACATCATTCTTCTAGTAATTTTAATTTAGGAACAGCTGTTAGAAATGGTTGGTTTACTATTTTTTATAAACCATTTTTTTATATGTGGATTCCTGCAATTGGTTTTCCACCAGAAATGTTGGTTGTATGTTTAGGAATTGAAGCTTTATGGCAATTTCAATTACATACTGTTTATGTTCCAAAATTAGGATTCATTGAAAAATTCATGAATACACATACAATGCATCAAGTACATCATGCACAAAATTTAGAATATATGGATAAAAATCATGGAGGTTTTTTAAATGTTTTTGATAAAATTTTTGGTACTTGGAAAGAATTGGATGAAACTATTGATATAAAATACGGAGTTACACATCCACCAAACTCGTACAATCCATTAGTGATTCTTACTCATGAATATAAAGATATTTGGATTGATATGAAAAAATCTAAAAACTGGTATCACAAATTTATGTACGCATTTGCGGCGCCAGGTTGGAGTCATGATGGATCTACAAAGACTATAAAGCAACAACAAAGATTAATTAAAGAAAATAGTTAA
- a CDS encoding VF530 family DNA-binding protein → MRQEQPNNPLHGIKLATIVEELYLEFGWEELGDTLNINAFKNNPTYKSSLKFLRTTPWAREKVESFYIKTMID, encoded by the coding sequence ATGAGACAAGAACAACCTAATAATCCATTACACGGAATAAAATTAGCAACTATTGTAGAAGAATTGTATTTAGAATTTGGTTGGGAAGAACTAGGTGATACTTTAAATATCAATGCGTTTAAAAATAATCCTACCTATAAATCTAGTTTGAAATTTTTAAGAACAACACCTTGGGCAAGAGAAAAGGTTGAGAGTTTCTATATAAAAACAATGATTGATTAG
- the gcvT gene encoding glycine cleavage system aminomethyltransferase GcvT has protein sequence MKNIALHKVHESLGAKMVPFAGYNMPVQYEGVTAEHLTVRESVGVFDVSHMGEFLVEGENALALIQKVTSNDASKLKVGDAQYSCFPNEDNGIVDDLICYRLKEETYLLVVNASNIEKDWNWISKYNEEFDANIRDLSEGYSLLAIQGPKAIEAMQSLTSEDLAAIDFYTFKITDFAGYEAIIVSATGYTGSGGFEIYCNNDVVEDIWNKVFEAGADFGIKPIGLAARDTLRLEMGYCLYGNDIDDTTSPIEAGLSWITKFTKDFVNHEALAKEKEQKPERRLVAFELDERGIPRQGYDIVDGNGKKIGNVTSGTMSPCLSKGIGMGYVPRIFAKSGTQIHIQVRKKAIPATVVKLPFYKG, from the coding sequence ATGAAGAATATCGCATTACATAAAGTTCACGAAAGCCTTGGCGCAAAAATGGTTCCTTTTGCAGGTTATAATATGCCTGTACAATATGAAGGTGTAACCGCAGAACACTTAACCGTTAGAGAATCTGTTGGAGTTTTTGATGTAAGCCATATGGGAGAATTTTTGGTTGAAGGAGAAAATGCATTAGCATTAATACAAAAAGTAACATCAAATGACGCATCTAAATTAAAAGTTGGTGATGCCCAATACAGTTGTTTCCCAAATGAAGATAACGGAATTGTAGATGATTTAATCTGTTATCGATTAAAAGAAGAAACCTATTTATTAGTAGTAAATGCTTCTAATATTGAAAAAGATTGGAATTGGATTTCTAAATATAATGAGGAGTTTGACGCAAATATTAGAGACCTTTCAGAAGGATATTCTTTATTAGCAATACAAGGGCCAAAAGCTATTGAAGCAATGCAAAGCTTAACTTCTGAAGATTTAGCTGCTATAGATTTTTACACGTTTAAAATTACTGATTTTGCTGGTTATGAAGCAATAATAGTTTCTGCAACGGGTTACACAGGTTCTGGTGGATTCGAAATATATTGTAATAATGATGTTGTTGAAGATATTTGGAACAAAGTTTTTGAAGCCGGAGCAGATTTTGGCATCAAACCAATTGGCTTAGCAGCAAGAGATACATTGCGATTAGAAATGGGATATTGTTTATATGGGAACGATATTGATGACACCACCTCTCCTATTGAAGCTGGATTAAGTTGGATTACAAAATTTACCAAAGACTTTGTTAATCATGAAGCTTTAGCTAAAGAAAAAGAGCAGAAACCAGAACGTAGATTAGTTGCTTTTGAGTTAGATGAAAGAGGTATCCCAAGACAAGGGTATGATATTGTTGATGGCAACGGAAAAAAGATTGGAAATGTAACATCAGGTACGATGAGTCCTTGTTTAAGCAAAGGAATTGGTATGGGATATGTACCTAGAATATTTGCAAAATCGGGAACACAAATACATATCCAAGTTCGTAAAAAAGCAATTCCTGCAACAGTTGTAAAACTACCTTTTTATAAAGGATAA
- a CDS encoding DMT family transporter, with product MKVSNIFASGVFIGLLGVILFSAKAVMVKLAYQYNVTTLHLLLFRMLFAFPFYVLIAYFYRNKKQKGVVKKDYLWIIFFGFIGYYLAAYFDFLGLQYVKAGYERIILFVFPTLVIIISRIFFKTKVTSNQVIAIIITYIGIIITFWGEIDTSGNHIVLGTFLIFMSALTYATYLVGSDWLIPKFGVLLFTSYAMITSTICICIHYLLLDRASVFDYPKEVYFFGFLMATVSTLIPSFLVSWAIKKMNASNFSIIGSFGPISTIILAYFFLDERLSLIQVLGSTIVILGIIIVSKNKSK from the coding sequence ATGAAAGTATCCAACATATTTGCATCAGGAGTTTTTATTGGTTTATTAGGCGTTATTCTTTTTTCTGCAAAAGCCGTCATGGTAAAATTAGCCTATCAATACAATGTAACAACTCTACACTTATTGTTGTTTAGAATGTTATTTGCATTCCCTTTTTATGTGTTGATCGCATATTTTTATAGAAATAAAAAGCAAAAGGGCGTTGTAAAAAAAGATTATCTCTGGATTATTTTCTTCGGATTCATTGGCTATTATTTAGCTGCCTATTTCGATTTTTTAGGATTACAGTATGTAAAGGCTGGTTACGAAAGAATTATTCTTTTTGTGTTCCCAACATTAGTCATCATAATTTCAAGGATTTTCTTTAAAACAAAAGTAACCTCAAATCAAGTTATTGCTATTATTATAACCTATATCGGTATTATTATCACTTTTTGGGGAGAAATAGATACGAGTGGAAATCATATTGTTTTAGGAACTTTTTTAATATTTATGAGTGCCTTAACTTATGCTACATATTTAGTAGGAAGTGATTGGTTAATTCCCAAATTTGGTGTGCTTTTGTTTACTTCTTATGCAATGATTACTTCAACAATTTGTATCTGTATTCATTATTTACTTTTAGACAGAGCATCTGTTTTCGATTATCCGAAAGAAGTTTACTTTTTTGGTTTTTTAATGGCAACAGTATCTACATTGATCCCTTCTTTTTTAGTGTCTTGGGCGATAAAAAAAATGAACGCATCTAATTTTTCAATTATTGGAAGTTTTGGTCCAATTTCTACAATAATTCTAGCGTATTTCTTTTTGGATGAAAGACTATCGTTAATTCAGGTTTTAGGGTCAACAATTGTGATTCTTGGGATAATAATTGTGTCAAAAAATAAAAGTAAGTAA
- the ychF gene encoding redox-regulated ATPase YchF yields MKAGIVGLPNVGKSTLFNCLSNAKAQSANFPFCTIEPNLGVVNVPDARLEKLEELVNPEKVLPATVEIVDIAGLVKGASKGEGLGNQFLANIRETDAILHVLRCFDNDNIIHVDNSVDPVRDKETIDIELQLKDLETVQKRLERVKRTAKTGNKEAQAELVILLKVEETLLQGVSVRALDFSEKEMEIVQSLQFITAKPVLYVCNVDENAAVSGNAYVDIVKEAVKDEDAEVIVLAVGTEADITELEDYEERQMFLEDIGLEEAGVSRLVRSAYKLLNLQTYFTAGVKEVRAWTIPIGATGPQAAGVIHTDFEKGFIRAETISYEDYVTFGSEAKVKEAGKMRVEGKDYIVKDGDVMHFRFNV; encoded by the coding sequence ATGAAAGCTGGAATTGTAGGATTACCTAACGTAGGAAAATCAACCTTATTTAACTGTTTATCAAACGCAAAAGCGCAAAGTGCTAACTTTCCTTTTTGTACAATAGAACCAAATTTAGGTGTTGTAAATGTTCCTGATGCTCGTTTAGAGAAATTAGAAGAATTGGTAAATCCAGAAAAGGTATTACCTGCAACTGTTGAAATAGTTGATATTGCTGGTTTAGTAAAAGGAGCGAGTAAAGGAGAAGGTTTAGGGAATCAGTTTTTAGCAAATATTAGAGAAACGGATGCTATTTTACATGTATTACGTTGCTTTGATAATGATAATATTATACATGTAGATAATTCGGTAGACCCAGTTCGTGATAAAGAAACTATTGATATTGAACTGCAATTAAAAGATTTAGAAACTGTTCAGAAAAGACTTGAGAGAGTTAAAAGAACAGCAAAAACAGGGAATAAGGAAGCCCAAGCCGAATTAGTTATTTTATTAAAGGTAGAAGAAACTTTATTACAAGGTGTTTCAGTTAGAGCATTAGATTTTTCTGAAAAAGAAATGGAGATTGTTCAATCACTACAATTTATTACAGCAAAACCAGTATTATATGTGTGTAATGTTGATGAGAACGCTGCAGTTTCTGGAAATGCATATGTAGATATAGTAAAAGAAGCTGTTAAAGATGAAGATGCAGAAGTAATTGTTTTAGCGGTTGGGACAGAAGCAGATATTACTGAACTAGAAGATTATGAAGAGCGTCAGATGTTTTTAGAGGATATTGGTTTAGAAGAAGCAGGAGTTTCTAGATTAGTTCGTTCTGCATATAAATTATTAAATTTACAAACTTATTTTACAGCTGGTGTAAAAGAAGTAAGAGCTTGGACAATCCCTATCGGAGCAACTGGACCACAAGCAGCAGGAGTAATTCATACCGATTTTGAAAAAGGATTTATTAGAGCTGAAACCATTTCTTATGAAGACTATGTAACTTTTGGTAGTGAAGCTAAAGTAAAAGAAGCTGGTAAAATGCGAGTAGAAGGGAAGGATTACATAGTTAAAGATGGAGATGTAATGCATTTTAGATTTAATGTTTAA
- a CDS encoding TonB-dependent receptor, whose translation MKKITLVLTLLLVSSVAFSQLKISGVVSDQNKDPLPGASVLEKGTTNGTSTDFDGNYELTVGDNAVLVVSFAGYETKEVSVNGRTNLNISLSEGLLLEEIVVTGNRAKPRTILDSPVPIDNIDVQELQRSGKPTFDRMLVFKVPSFNSQNQAISDATAHYDPADLRGMGPSRTLVLINGKRKNQSAQVYLNRTPGKGEVGVDLKSIPTAAIDRVEVLRDGASAQYGSDAIAGVLNIILKKDQEYSTFTSKAGITSQNDGFNFAADYNTSFEFGNEGFVNLTLGYYKQNITNRAGIVSDTGSTPRDVAWLAANPTANMTVGQPEMEKGDLFINAEHPFGDNATLYTFHGFTTRTGKSFAYYRAPYWRNDVANANFITANPNDFIGYQPTFETAIDDHINSAGIRFDINDKWKADASITFGSNDVFYTVNNSVNRDYLADHGTSPRTFNPGGYRLTNVINNLDVSGLISEEVSVALGLEYKKESFRAFEGNPLSYYKGGSDSFAGIKPAEAGLWSRNNFAAYAQLDYDVSEDLLLGVAGRFEDFTDAGTNFSWKVNGRYKLGENGAIRASYSTGFRAPTLHQRHITLSQYIIVAGSSEPLLQGTLANDNSAVQALGVPNLTHETSKNISAGLTYKFDRNISASLDFYNIKVNDRVLFSSQIGTLDGNLDGSDSVEQILINNNVVAVQFFINAGNTSTTGADLVLNYKNLFEVGEGKVNASLAANFNTTTFDAINTPSALASGGYNIFDRQEQGLITNSRPKSKFILGLNYVGDKWDWSLNNTRFGEVTITAPQSGGTDQALAAKVSTDLGFVYKLTDKISFNGNINNIFDVYPDVTLTSTNTAQAGSRFLYSSEVQQLGQLGTNFALGLNFQF comes from the coding sequence ATGAAGAAAATTACCTTAGTATTAACATTACTATTAGTTAGTAGTGTGGCATTTAGCCAATTAAAAATTTCTGGTGTCGTAAGTGACCAGAATAAAGACCCACTTCCAGGGGCAAGTGTTCTTGAAAAAGGAACAACAAACGGAACATCAACCGATTTTGATGGAAACTACGAATTAACAGTTGGTGATAATGCTGTTTTAGTAGTTAGTTTTGCAGGTTATGAAACTAAAGAAGTTTCTGTTAATGGTAGAACTAATTTAAATATTTCTTTATCAGAAGGGTTATTATTGGAAGAAATAGTTGTTACTGGTAACAGAGCAAAACCTAGAACAATTCTAGATTCTCCTGTACCTATTGATAATATTGATGTTCAAGAATTACAAAGAAGTGGTAAGCCAACATTTGACAGAATGTTAGTATTTAAAGTACCTTCTTTTAATTCTCAAAATCAAGCAATATCAGATGCAACAGCTCATTATGATCCAGCTGATTTACGTGGAATGGGACCAAGTAGAACCTTAGTTTTAATAAATGGAAAGCGTAAAAATCAAAGTGCACAAGTATATTTAAATAGAACACCTGGTAAAGGAGAAGTTGGGGTTGATTTAAAAAGTATACCTACTGCTGCAATAGATAGAGTTGAAGTTTTACGTGACGGAGCATCTGCACAGTATGGTTCTGATGCGATTGCTGGAGTATTAAATATTATTTTAAAGAAAGATCAAGAATATTCGACTTTTACTTCAAAAGCAGGAATTACATCACAAAATGATGGATTCAATTTTGCTGCTGATTATAATACTTCTTTTGAATTTGGAAATGAAGGTTTTGTAAACTTAACTTTAGGTTATTATAAGCAAAACATAACAAATAGAGCTGGAATTGTTTCAGATACAGGAAGTACTCCAAGAGATGTAGCATGGTTAGCTGCTAACCCAACTGCTAATATGACAGTTGGTCAACCAGAAATGGAAAAAGGAGATTTATTTATTAATGCAGAGCATCCATTTGGTGATAATGCTACGCTATATACTTTTCATGGCTTTACAACAAGAACAGGTAAAAGTTTTGCATATTACAGAGCTCCATATTGGAGAAATGATGTAGCTAATGCTAACTTTATTACTGCAAATCCTAATGATTTTATTGGATATCAACCAACTTTTGAAACTGCAATTGATGACCATATCAATTCAGCTGGTATTAGATTTGATATCAATGATAAATGGAAAGCAGATGCTAGTATTACATTTGGATCTAATGATGTATTTTATACAGTAAACAATTCAGTAAATAGAGACTATTTAGCTGATCATGGTACTTCTCCAAGAACATTCAATCCAGGAGGTTACAGATTAACTAATGTTATAAATAATTTAGATGTTTCTGGATTAATATCTGAAGAAGTAAGTGTAGCCTTAGGTTTAGAATATAAAAAAGAAAGCTTTAGAGCTTTTGAAGGGAATCCATTGTCTTATTATAAAGGAGGTTCAGATTCTTTTGCCGGAATTAAACCAGCTGAAGCAGGACTTTGGAGCAGAAATAACTTTGCTGCATATGCTCAGTTAGATTATGATGTTTCAGAAGATTTATTATTAGGTGTTGCAGGTCGTTTTGAAGACTTTACAGATGCAGGAACAAATTTTTCTTGGAAAGTAAATGGTCGTTATAAATTAGGCGAAAATGGAGCAATTAGAGCTTCTTACAGTACAGGATTTAGAGCTCCAACATTACACCAACGTCACATTACCTTAAGTCAATATATTATTGTTGCAGGTTCATCAGAACCATTATTACAAGGTACTTTAGCAAATGATAATTCTGCTGTACAAGCATTAGGAGTTCCAAATTTAACTCATGAAACTTCAAAAAACATTTCTGCAGGTTTAACATATAAATTTGACAGAAACATTTCTGCTTCGTTAGATTTTTATAATATTAAAGTGAACGATAGAGTATTATTCTCTTCTCAAATTGGAACACTTGATGGTAATTTAGATGGATCAGATTCAGTTGAACAAATCTTAATTAATAACAATGTTGTTGCTGTACAATTTTTCATCAATGCTGGTAACACTAGTACAACAGGAGCCGATTTAGTTTTAAATTATAAAAACTTATTTGAAGTTGGTGAAGGAAAAGTTAACGCTAGTTTAGCTGCCAACTTTAATACTACAACTTTTGATGCTATTAATACTCCATCAGCATTAGCGAGTGGAGGCTATAATATTTTTGATAGACAAGAGCAAGGTTTAATTACAAATTCTAGACCAAAAAGTAAATTTATTTTAGGTTTAAACTATGTAGGTGATAAATGGGATTGGTCATTAAACAATACTCGTTTTGGAGAAGTTACAATTACTGCTCCACAATCAGGAGGAACAGATCAAGCTTTAGCTGCTAAAGTTTCTACGGATTTAGGATTTGTATATAAGTTAACAGATAAAATTAGTTTTAACGGAAATATCAACAACATTTTTGATGTATATCCAGATGTTACTTTAACTTCTACGAATACTGCACAAGCAGGATCTAGATTCCTTTATTCATCAGAAGTACAACAATTAGGACAGTTAGGTACAAATTTCGCATTAGGACTTAACTTTCAATTTTAA
- a CDS encoding 4Fe-4S dicluster domain-containing protein, giving the protein MAIIITDECINCGACEPECPNTAIYEGADDWKYADGTDLNGDVVLPSGKGVNADEDQEPVSDEIYYIVPDKCTECKGFHDEPQCAAVCPVDCCVPDDDNVETEEELLGKQSFMHNE; this is encoded by the coding sequence ATGGCAATTATTATTACGGATGAATGTATAAACTGTGGGGCTTGCGAACCAGAATGCCCTAATACAGCCATCTATGAAGGTGCAGACGATTGGAAATATGCAGACGGAACAGACCTAAACGGAGATGTAGTTTTACCAAGTGGTAAGGGAGTAAACGCAGATGAAGATCAAGAACCTGTTTCTGACGAAATCTATTATATAGTACCTGATAAATGTACAGAATGTAAAGGTTTTCATGATGAACCACAATGTGCGGCAGTTTGTCCAGTAGATTGTTGTGTGCCTGATGACGATAATGTTGAAACTGAAGAAGAACTTTTAGGAAAGCAAAGTTTTATGCATAACGAATAA
- a CDS encoding acyl-CoA reductase, with amino-acid sequence MSRIEERIDAFTKLGIFISQFSQNDSQKANDVLFNDIFFDGFKHQLKLAQENNSWFTKDNISLSLKNWSKSLITSNLEQWTLNENFQNDSKTVAIVMAGNIPLVGFHDFLSVLISGHSVLVKQSSNDKHILPFLAKYLEHVHEDFKGKITFTEGKLENFDAVIATGSNNTARYFEYYFKNKPSIIRKSRNSVAVIKGDETLEDFQSLSDDIFTYFGLGCRSVSKLYVPKDYNFETFFNGMYGKKDHITNAKYANNYDYNKAVYLMSEFDLLENGFLMIKEDESYSSPIATIFYEYYDNLNDLKNKLSEDKDKIQCIVSKGFVEKEVSFGQTQNPQLWDYADDVNTLDFLSKI; translated from the coding sequence ATGAGTAGAATAGAAGAAAGAATTGACGCATTTACCAAATTAGGAATTTTTATCAGTCAATTTTCACAAAATGATAGTCAAAAAGCTAATGACGTTTTATTTAATGATATTTTCTTTGATGGCTTTAAGCATCAACTAAAATTAGCTCAAGAAAACAATTCTTGGTTTACAAAAGACAACATTTCTCTTTCACTCAAAAATTGGTCAAAATCACTAATAACCAGCAATTTAGAACAATGGACTTTAAATGAAAATTTTCAGAACGATTCTAAAACTGTTGCTATTGTTATGGCTGGGAATATTCCATTAGTTGGTTTTCATGATTTTTTGTCAGTGCTAATTTCAGGTCATTCTGTGCTAGTAAAACAATCTTCTAACGATAAACACATACTTCCTTTTTTAGCAAAATATTTAGAGCATGTTCATGAAGATTTTAAAGGAAAAATCACTTTTACAGAAGGAAAACTAGAAAATTTTGATGCAGTTATAGCTACAGGAAGCAATAATACCGCTAGATATTTCGAATATTATTTTAAAAATAAACCTAGTATTATTAGAAAAAGTAGGAATTCGGTAGCAGTAATTAAAGGTGATGAAACTTTAGAAGATTTTCAAAGTTTAAGCGATGATATTTTTACTTATTTTGGTTTAGGATGTAGGTCAGTTTCTAAATTGTATGTTCCTAAAGACTATAATTTCGAAACCTTTTTTAACGGAATGTATGGCAAAAAAGACCACATCACTAATGCAAAATATGCTAATAATTACGATTATAACAAAGCGGTTTATTTAATGAGCGAGTTCGATTTATTAGAAAACGGGTTCTTAATGATTAAAGAAGATGAAAGTTACTCCTCTCCTATTGCAACCATTTTCTATGAGTATTATGATAATTTAAACGACTTAAAAAATAAATTATCAGAAGATAAAGATAAAATTCAATGTATTGTTTCTAAGGGATTTGTAGAAAAAGAAGTTAGTTTCGGTCAAACACAAAACCCTCAATTATGGGACTATGCAGATGACGTGAATACTTTAGACTTTTTATCAAAAATATAA
- the serC gene encoding 3-phosphoserine/phosphohydroxythreonine transaminase translates to MKKHNFSAGPCILPEEVLQKASEAVLNFNNDDLSLIEISHRSKPFVDVMENARSLVLELLGLENQGYKVLFLQGGASTQFLMTAYNLLNKKAAYLNTGTWSSKAIKEAKLFGEMVEVASSKDKNFNYIPKGFSIPTDVDFFHTTSNNTIFGTQIKEFPMFDGVNVCDMSSDIFSRQLDFSKFDLIYAGAQKNMGPAGATLVVIKEDILGNVEREIPSMLDYKIHLGKDSMFNTPAVFPVYVSMLTLEWLKDLGGIPFIEKVNQQKADLLYNEIDRNPLFTGFAAKEDRSNMNATFNLTDDSLKSTFETLWNDARINGLNGHRSVGGYRASMYNALPLHSVQTLVDAMQELERKA, encoded by the coding sequence ATGAAAAAACACAATTTTAGCGCAGGTCCATGTATTTTACCCGAAGAAGTACTACAAAAAGCTTCTGAAGCCGTATTGAATTTTAACAATGATGATTTATCATTAATCGAAATTTCGCACAGAAGTAAACCTTTTGTAGATGTTATGGAAAACGCTAGAAGTTTGGTTTTAGAATTATTAGGCTTAGAAAACCAGGGCTATAAAGTTTTATTTTTACAAGGTGGCGCAAGTACTCAGTTTTTAATGACTGCATATAATTTATTGAATAAAAAAGCAGCTTATTTAAATACAGGAACTTGGTCTAGTAAAGCAATCAAAGAAGCAAAACTATTTGGAGAAATGGTAGAAGTAGCTTCTTCAAAAGATAAAAACTTTAACTATATTCCTAAAGGATTTTCAATTCCAACTGATGTTGATTTTTTCCATACAACCAGTAATAATACTATTTTCGGGACACAAATTAAAGAGTTTCCAATGTTTGATGGTGTAAATGTTTGTGACATGAGTTCAGATATTTTTTCTCGTCAATTAGATTTTTCTAAGTTCGATTTAATCTATGCAGGTGCACAAAAAAATATGGGACCTGCAGGGGCAACATTAGTAGTAATAAAAGAAGATATTTTAGGAAATGTAGAACGAGAAATTCCTTCTATGTTAGATTATAAAATACATTTAGGAAAAGACAGTATGTTTAATACACCAGCTGTTTTTCCTGTTTATGTTTCTATGTTAACCTTAGAATGGTTAAAAGATTTAGGTGGAATTCCGTTTATTGAAAAAGTAAATCAGCAAAAAGCAGATTTATTATATAATGAAATTGATAGAAATCCTCTATTCACAGGTTTTGCTGCGAAAGAAGATAGAAGTAACATGAACGCAACGTTTAATTTAACGGATGATTCATTAAAAAGTACTTTTGAAACGCTTTGGAATGATGCACGAATTAATGGTTTAAACGGACATAGAAGTGTTGGTGGCTATAGAGCAAGTATGTATAATGCTTTGCCATTACACAGTGTACAAACGTTAGTGGATGCAATGCAAGAATTAGAAAGAAAAGCGTAA
- a CDS encoding D-2-hydroxyacid dehydrogenase yields MKVLANDGISQSGVDALEKGGFEVITTKVAQNQLENYINENNIDAILVRSATQVRQELIDACPSIKLIGRGGVGMDNIDVQYARDNGLHVINTPAASSSSVAELVFAHLFGMSRFLHQSNREMPLEGDSRFKELKKAYAGGTELRGKTIGIIGFGRIGQEVAKIAIGLGMEVIATDAFMESATIELSFYNNTKASFSIETQPLATLLKDSDFITLHVPAQDDYVIGKTQFEAMKNGVGVVNAARGGVLDEIALINAIEEGKVHFAALDVFEKEPTPEMQLLMNPDLSLTPHIGAATKEAQDRIGTELASQIISLLKE; encoded by the coding sequence ATGAAAGTACTAGCAAACGACGGAATATCACAAAGTGGAGTTGACGCTTTAGAAAAAGGTGGATTTGAAGTAATTACTACAAAAGTTGCTCAAAATCAACTTGAAAATTACATCAATGAAAATAACATCGATGCAATTTTAGTAAGATCGGCTACACAGGTTAGACAAGAATTAATAGATGCTTGTCCGAGTATAAAACTAATTGGTCGTGGTGGCGTAGGTATGGATAATATTGATGTTCAGTATGCTAGAGATAATGGATTACATGTTATCAATACACCAGCCGCATCTTCTAGTTCTGTTGCAGAATTAGTATTTGCGCACTTATTCGGAATGTCACGTTTTTTACATCAATCTAATAGAGAAATGCCTTTAGAAGGAGATTCTCGATTTAAAGAATTGAAAAAAGCCTATGCTGGCGGAACTGAATTACGTGGTAAAACTATTGGTATAATAGGTTTTGGTAGAATTGGACAAGAAGTTGCAAAAATTGCGATTGGTTTAGGAATGGAGGTAATTGCTACTGATGCTTTTATGGAAAGTGCCACTATAGAATTATCTTTTTATAACAATACAAAAGCATCTTTTTCAATTGAAACACAACCATTAGCAACGCTTTTAAAAGATTCAGATTTTATTACATTACATGTACCTGCACAAGATGATTATGTTATTGGAAAAACTCAATTCGAAGCCATGAAAAATGGTGTAGGCGTTGTAAACGCTGCTCGTGGTGGTGTGTTGGATGAAATAGCATTGATAAATGCTATTGAAGAAGGAAAAGTTCATTTTGCTGCCTTAGACGTTTTTGAAAAAGAACCAACGCCAGAAATGCAGTTATTAATGAATCCTGACCTGTCTTTAACACCACATATTGGTGCAGCAACTAAAGAAGCTCAAGATAGAATTGGAACTGAATTAGCGAGTCAGATTATTTCTTTATTAAAGGAATAA